One region of Mangifera indica cultivar Alphonso chromosome 3, CATAS_Mindica_2.1, whole genome shotgun sequence genomic DNA includes:
- the LOC123212450 gene encoding transmembrane emp24 domain-containing protein p24beta3-like isoform X2 — protein sequence MNTNMNMRLKSAEICLILAFILSFIRHVSTLSINVNEVECVYEEIMHEGDKVTSPAGHDVYSLKGTSGDKFEFKAIYSGMYQFCFHNPISTPEVVSFHIHVGHIPNEQDLAKDEHLDPIYIKIAELREALESVTADQKYLKARDARHRHTNLSTRKRVIFYTISEYFLLAGASTLQVMYIRRLFSNSGYARV from the exons ATGAACACCAACATGAACATGAGGCTTAAATCTGCGGAAATCTGTTTGATATTAGCATTTATTCTCAGCTTCATCCGCCACGTATCCACTCTGTCAATAAATGTAAACGAAGTAGAATGTGTGTACGAAGAAATCATGCACGAAGGCGATAAG GTGACATCTCCGGCGGGCCACGATGTGTACAGTCTGAAGGGAACATCGGGGGACAAATTCGAATTCAAAGCGATCTATAGTGGGATGTACCAGTTCTGTTTTCATAATCCCATTTCAACACCGGAAGTTGTTTCTTTCCACATTCATGTGGGTCATATCCCCAATGAGCAGGATTTGGCAAAAGACG AGCATTTGGACCCGATTTATATTAAGATTGCGGAGCTAAGGGAGGCGTTGGAGTCTGTCACTGCAGACCAAAAATACTTGAAAGCAAGGGATGCGCGACATCGACACA cgAATTTGAGCACCCGGAAACGCGTAATTTTCTACACAATCTCAGAGTATTTCTTGTTGGCTGGTGCGAGTACACTTCAAGTGATGTACATTCGACGCTTGTTCAGCAACTCAGGTTATgcaagagtttga
- the LOC123212450 gene encoding transmembrane emp24 domain-containing protein p24beta3-like isoform X1, with protein sequence MNTNMNMRLKSAEICLILAFILSFIRHVSTLSINVNEVECVYEEIMHEGDKVSGSFVVIDHDIFWSSDHPGIDMTVTSPAGHDVYSLKGTSGDKFEFKAIYSGMYQFCFHNPISTPEVVSFHIHVGHIPNEQDLAKDEHLDPIYIKIAELREALESVTADQKYLKARDARHRHTNLSTRKRVIFYTISEYFLLAGASTLQVMYIRRLFSNSGYARV encoded by the exons ATGAACACCAACATGAACATGAGGCTTAAATCTGCGGAAATCTGTTTGATATTAGCATTTATTCTCAGCTTCATCCGCCACGTATCCACTCTGTCAATAAATGTAAACGAAGTAGAATGTGTGTACGAAGAAATCATGCACGAAGGCGATAAGGTTTCAGGGAGTTTCGTCGTCATCGATCATGATATATTCTGGAGCTCTGATCATCCCGGAATTGACATGACT GTGACATCTCCGGCGGGCCACGATGTGTACAGTCTGAAGGGAACATCGGGGGACAAATTCGAATTCAAAGCGATCTATAGTGGGATGTACCAGTTCTGTTTTCATAATCCCATTTCAACACCGGAAGTTGTTTCTTTCCACATTCATGTGGGTCATATCCCCAATGAGCAGGATTTGGCAAAAGACG AGCATTTGGACCCGATTTATATTAAGATTGCGGAGCTAAGGGAGGCGTTGGAGTCTGTCACTGCAGACCAAAAATACTTGAAAGCAAGGGATGCGCGACATCGACACA cgAATTTGAGCACCCGGAAACGCGTAATTTTCTACACAATCTCAGAGTATTTCTTGTTGGCTGGTGCGAGTACACTTCAAGTGATGTACATTCGACGCTTGTTCAGCAACTCAGGTTATgcaagagtttga
- the LOC123212064 gene encoding uncharacterized protein LOC123212064, which translates to MEESLEIRIFEFDQIPSALEFASQIESKNIPAVFKESIKDWKALSKWNPSEGGLEYLLERLGSSVVEVMLSRSAPVFYGDIRRHERVPLPFSTFIGYCKEHKQKTEDGCTGCVEPERHLQVGSETEEPCLLPGDVAPQQIYLAQVPIMNNENEERVQLETLKEDIQKPAFLETKTIASVNLWMNNAQAKSSTHYDPHHNLLCIVTGCKRVALWPPSACSMLYPMPIYGEASNHSSIALESPDFSKYPRAECSKEYSQEVILHAGDALFIPEGWFHQIDSDDITIAVNFWWQSNIMSCLSEHMDAYYLRRIIRRLADREVNQILGKASAGTKRLKRHPCELLNNGELDPTNHGLDQSHEGQDLQGKEPQQRSLLHDLRPCALQALHELVSLVHDHINVSDLGQYMVSASISNSDLNVKDKYEKNMTAKLFCLEDDRVAKILWNLESHAFQEVCLAMAQNFPRTLEALILHMLSPVGAEVLTRKFDEMDQQTSEADRSKFYENFYGAFDDQFAAMDAILNGKEAFACQAFKNVLDKYLGVNF; encoded by the exons ATGGAGGAGTCTTTGGAAATTCGAATCTTCGAGTTCGATCAAATCCCTTCCGCCTTAGAATTCGCCTCTCAGATTGAGTCCAAAAACATTCCCGCT GTTTTTAAAGAAAGCATTAAGGACTGGAAAGCTTTATCCAAGTGGAATCCTTCTGAAGGAGGCCTCGAATATTTGCTG GAACGGCTAGGGTCTTCTGTTGTGGAGGTTATGCTGTCCAGAAGTGCACCTGTTTTTTACGGTGATATTAGAAGACATGAGAGA GTTCCATTGCCATTTTCTACTTTTATTGGTTACTGTAAGGAACATAAGCAGAAAACGGAGGATGGTTGCACTGGCTGTGTTGAACCAGAAAGACATCTCCAAGTGGGGTCTGAGACAGAGGAACCTTGTTTACTTCCTGGGGATGTTGCTCCGCAACAAATTTATTTAGCACAG GTACCAATCATGAATAACGAGAATGAAGAGAGAGTGCAACTGGAAACTCTGAAGGAAGATATTCAAAAG CCTGCTTTTTTGGAGACAAAAACAATAGCTTCTGTCAATCTGTGGATGAATAATGCTCAAGCTAAATCAAGTACTCACTATGATCCACACCATAATCTGCTTTGTATAGTTACTGGCTGCAAACGAG TTGCTTTATGGCCCCCTTCTGCTTGTTCAATGCTCTACCCGATGCCTATATATGGGGAGGCCTCAAATCATAG CTCTATTGCTCTAGAAAGTCctgatttttcaaaatatccAAGAGCAGAGTGCTCTAAAGAGTACTCTCAGGAGGTTATTCTTCATGCGGGTGATGCACTTTTCATTCCTGAAGGCTG GTTCCACCAAATAGATAGTGATGATATTACCATTGCAGTTAACTTTTGGTGGCAGTCCAACATAATGTCTTGCTTGTCGGAACACATGGATGCATATTATTTGCGTAGAATAATAAGAAG ATTGGCAGACAGGGAAGTG AACCAAATACTGGGCAAGGCTTCTGCTGGTACAAAGAGACTGAAGAGGCATCCTTGTGAGCTCCTTAATAATGGGGAACTAG ATCCAACCAACCATGGTTTGGATCAGTCACATGAAGGACAAGATCTGCAGGGGAAGGAACCACAACAGAGGAGTTTATTACATGATTTGCGACCCTGTGCTCTCCAGGCTCTTCATGAACTTGTTTCTTTGGTCCATGACCATATTAATGTTTCTGATTTGGGTCAATACATGGTCTCCGCATCAATTTCTAATTCTGACTTAAATGTGAAAGACAAGTATGAGAAGAATATGACAGCAAAATTATTTTGCCTGGAGGATGATCGAGTTGCTAAAATTCTGTGGAACCTTGAATCCCATGCCTTTCAAGAAGTCTGTCTTGCTATGGCG CAAAACTTCCCTAGAACTTTGGAGGCTCTAATATTGCACATGCTTTCACCAGTGGGGGCAGAAGTCCTTACACGGAAATTTGATGAGATGGATCAACAGACCTCCGAAGCAGATAg GAGCAAGTTCTATGAAAACTTTTATGGTGCATTTGATGACCAATTTGCTGCAATGGATGCAATCCTTAATGGTAAAGAGGCATTTGCATGTCAG GCATTCAAAAATGTCTTGGATAAATACTTGGgagtaaatttttaa
- the LOC123211802 gene encoding protein indeterminate-domain 12-like encodes MFATAMSNSTSLSEEASVSSGTRVQDFGVGLNPSVSTQQPQKIKKKRSLPGNPDPDAEVIALSPKTLLATNRFVCEICNKGFQRDQNLQLHRRGHNLPWKLKQRNSKEIKKKAYVCPEPSCVHHHPSRALGDLTGIKKHYCRKHGEKKWKCEKCSKIYAVQSDWKAHSKTCGTREYRCDCGTLFSRKDSFITHRAFCDALAEESARISANQLANQNHSASLFPFTNHIALTPWDHPSHPNPNPNSNDPQSHNPVHHIKTEQSHHFQIPPLSSSSQYFQQVQTQNHKALIDSQSPFQNLHVNVQPTATSAHHHMSATSAHHHMSATALLQKAATVGVTPPGQQQPQSVGHMTQLNMGDLAQIDHRHSVTHNISPATYMGGFPSGNLSTWHKTDRLTRDFLGLTGDGNGNENVNVSVNVRDVLTYTTGLEYHPNHHYSNHSLLKPQGFGFPEPHASETWGDC; translated from the exons ATGTTTGCTACAGCCATGTCCAATTCAACTTCTTTATCTGAAGAAGCCAGTGTTTCTTCCGGCACAAGAGTTCAAGACTTTGGTGTTGGCTTAAATCCATCTGTTTCCACTCAGCAGCCGCAGAAGATCAAGAAGAAAAGAAGCCTCCCTGGAAACCCAG ACCCGGACGCTGAAGTGATTGCATTATCTCCGAAAACTCTATTGGCCACCAACAGATTTGTGTGTGAGATCTGTAACAAAGGGTTTCAAAGAGACCAAAACCTTCAACTTCACAGGAGAGGTCACAATCTTCCATGGAAGCTAAAGCAAAGAAACagcaaagaaataaaaaagaaagcatATGTTTGTCCTGAGCCATCTTGTGTTCATCACCATCCTTCAAGAGCTCTTGGTGACCTTACAGGAATCAAGAAACACTATTGCAGGAAACATGGAGAGAAGAAATGGAAGTGCGAGAAATGCTCCAAGATCTATGCTGTTCAATCAGATTGGAAAGCTCATTCTAAAACCTGTGGGACAAGAGAATATAGATGTGACTGTGGAACCCTTTTCTCCAG GAAAGATAGCTTCATTACCCACAGAGCATTTTGTGATGCATTAGCTGAAGAAAGTGCGAGAATCTCAGCAAATCAACTGGCCAATCAGAACCATTCAGCTTCTCTCTTCCCTTTCACCAATCACATTGCTTTAACTCCATGGGATCATCCTTCTCAtccaaaccctaaccctaattcCAATGATCCCCAAAGCCATAACCCAGTTCATCATATCAAGACTGAACAATCCCACCATTTCCAAATCCCAcctctctcttcctcttcacAATACTTTCAACAAGTGCAAACTCAAAATCACAAGGCTTTGATTGATTCGCAATCGCCCTTCCAAAATCTGCATGTGAACGTACAGCCAACAGCCACGTCAGCTCACCACCACATGTCAGCCACGTCAGCTCACCACCACATGTCAGCCACTGCACTGCTCCAGAAGGCCGCAACCGTCGGTGTAACTCCTCCCGGGCAGCAACAACCTCAGTCAGTGGGACACATGACGCAGCTCAACATGGGCGACTTGGCACAGATTGATCATCGTCATTCAGTGACTCACAACATCTCACCGGCGACCTATATGGGAGGGTTCCCTTCAGGCAACCTTTCCACGTGGCATAAGACTGACCGCCTGACCCGGGATTTTCTCGGACTCACTGGAGACGGCAATGGCAATGAAAACGTTAACGTTAGCGTAAACGTGAGGGATGTTTTAACGTATACCACAGGCTTAGAGTACCACCCTAACCACCACTACTCAAATCACTCACTGTTGAAACCCCAAGGTTTCGGATTCCCTGAACCACACGCCTCCGAAACGTGGGGTGACTGTTGA